The region gactctgtgccagagacctgcaccccattgcttacccctggtaagtccccccccccaacagtatccaaaacggtatacctgttgttgagggaaacggccacaggggatccctgcactgcctgctggttccctctccttcccctgacggtaacccatctacctacttcttttacctgaggtgtgactgcctccctataactcctgtcaataatcccctccgcctcccgaatgatccgaagttcatccagctccagctccagttccctaacgcggtctgcaaggagctggagttgggtgcacttcccgcagatgcagtcagcagggacactctttacgacccctacctcccacattctgcaggaggaacatacaactgcctttacctccattcccactattctagattcccaataaatctactgaaaatccAAACGAAAAAACGATGTAGTATAAgaaaggagtacatgtcagatagttggtataataaagaggaagtagcacctggtgaaagcccacgtttacaatcatattctcgaatgcagtcctttgatctgtggtgctgctccttagttacttttgcttctgttcagaagagaaacatgctgactgtatcggacaccaatgtttgaaatgacactcgcacatttagaggtttgttgtgttacctgaacaaacaacaccagcatcctccctgtgttcacagttgtgtttaccccacggttctttttgacattgccaaaggaacgattcgtgtgaaatacattccatcccatcaagccaaatgggtccagatccttctccaaatgactgagcataataatcgatagaactgaggggaccgcactgtaactgtttgcagatcacttctgcatcaggtccatcaagtctctccgagcacactgttccccaggtgccattgtagaacacttccactctcccctcacagcgatgcttcccattcaccagccgcagctctttgtgctctgtcaatgacacaagaaatatccagatagttagattgataactcgttgtatgttcatactgcacagctcaacacatgctgcaccggttgtgttcactgatttccagtaattatttcagaaaagcgatagaaaaacaccgactgcccataaagtaataaagaataatcaacacggatttcacaacagaaagacaaacaacgttattgaattctttgaagaagttacagaaagataacagggataatgcagtcgatgtaatatgcatgtttttccttcagaaggcctctgacaaggatcatgactggggtccgagcctgtgaagtcaagagatcagtggaagaatgataggaaaccagctacaaagcacaccgtccgggtacaatgtggtaacccagaatggcggaaggtgggaagtggtgttccacaggtctggggtcactgctgctcaacatttacatgaacgatttggatttagacaagggagacttaattttaaattttaagatgacagcaatttgggggtatagttaacactaagaaagacagagacaaaatacgggaagacgttaataaacgggccgaatgggcatacaattgccaaatgagttgaatacagataagcctaaggtgctcagtgttgacaggaagaataaagaggccacgtacttcttctaaaataagagtgaaaatgatatagatcagcaaagagacatcgggatacagaggcactaatcacttctgaagtgacagagaccgaagcgAGTGATCATAAATAAAGGATAATCCcgaataaatctaataagaaattcaggagaattttttttttacctagggagtggtttgaattttgaattccgaacatatgcaattgctgaggtgatttgcactgatgcctttaTGGTAAAGCTATgcaggtacatgaggcagaaagaaactagaggatatgcaaagagggttaggtgcagTGATGTGGGGCGATACTCGTaggcaacgtaaacaccacattgaccagttcgtccgaatggccagattccgtgctgtccaatgtatgtaattcgaagtaatatcttccctgtgaaaccacgtgcacaacactacggaaaatgggaacatggaagcacctttacctgaacacatgatcctcacatcttctttatgagaacagtcgtggttaccccacgatgctgagggacattcccagataaatgattcgttactggaacacttcagttcatccaaccaaactggccctgaacctGGCCCACAAGATGCAGGAggtgccaggtccaatgcctttccacaacccagctgtttgcaaaccacgtcagcgtccgccagatcccaggaatcatcacaaactgagccccaagtcccattgtaataaatctccactcggccattacatgggcttccaccgtcagagagccttaactgcacgtggtctgtaggataacagtacatgaggattatactttcaatagacattcacatcatcactcaatacaactgattttaccatcaccagctcaaaaaaagaacgttaaatgcacctgtggacaggtaaataaaactatacaacagaatatctgtttacacttacttcttacatagaatgtaaagaacagcaatgtttcagatgtgctattacatctggctttgacaagttctggtctccagttcccctcttatgttttgaatgctgtgtacggtgttaaacaggcaatgactcacacgattagcagttaatttatactcatgttatataactgtatctgttctttatccatgtatgttacccttatttgttatcttggtcagacatttactgccatctcctatttccctcatcttcaattacaagtgacttgcatttatctagcgccattaacgtaatgaaacatcccaaggggcgatacaggagtgatatcaaagaaattttaacacagagcaccgaaaaatatattaggtcagatgaccaaaagcgaagtcaaagagttagtttttatggaacgtcttaaagcaggaaagactggttgacaggcagagagatttaaggaagtaattctagagcgtgtgaccttcgcaaataaaggcacggccgccaatggtgcacaattaaaaccaggaatgctcaagaagccagaactgggagctgtcaatctggagccgattgcaaagacaggagctgtgaggccaggaagggatttgaaaccaaggatgagaattttaaaaccgctcattgctgggaaaggtaggtcagtgagcagagggcagatgcctgagtggcaaatggtcgagacagcggagcttgcagaggttgaaactcgtgaagccagccaggagtgcattagaatcatcgagtctggagggaacaatgcgatcgacaagacgagataagggcaaatgcgggtgatgtcatggaggtgaaaatgacagtgttaatgaggatatggagatttgataggaggatcaccctggggtcaaatataacaccaagattacaggctgtctggctgagtgacagacagttggcatggcgagaaatggagttggagacaaggaaacatgcgatggggactgatggtttctatcttttcaatactgagttggaggaattttctgctgatgcagtactgaatgtcagcctggaattctgacagtgtgcaggcattggagggctcaagagtgttgaatgtgaggtagagttggatacagtgagatacatgtggaaactgaggctgtgtttgcggatatcactgaaaggcagcatgtaaatgagtaatgaagtgtcaaaggatagatcctttggtgacactattgctgactttgcaggagcgggaagagaagccattgcaggccactttctgaccatgactgtatagataatactagaacaagctgagtgcagtcccacccagctgggtgttaatggggaggaattggagaagtatttcatgatcaatcagatcaaaatttgagacaagtcaagaaagaggaggtggaatcgtttatatttgtcacaatcacttcggatgtcaattgttttcgtcctgtggtgtggatagaaaattgacttgcggaattgaaacatgcagcttcatataagatgagcatggatttgggaggcgacaacacattcaaggactttggcgaggtacgaacagttggagctggggccgCAACCTGCATgaacaggtggtcaatggttcctttctgaggagaggtgtgatgactgctgatttgaaggagaggagcctgaacatgtagagagagagagagagaaagataatggttaataatgccagctaacatggaacccaggaagggaatgtttgtgttcagtagtttaaaagaaataaggtgtagacagcaaaatgtggatTCCATCAACAGTACAGGTTCCGAGACAGcgtgaaggattctaggagagaaacaagaaatgggaattcagggtgatcgtatgggatggggatgggaactgataggaagttaggcctggtgggttggggaagaaagggaagtagtggaggtgactgaacggatgtttttgaactttgtgacaaaataTCTACGAGCACCACTCACATATTTTTGCAgttcagggtggacgaggcagggaagtggttcaggaggaagatttatgatggagaatacttgctgtgcgttttctatgccttcctggataatctttgtcaaacgggtggttttagtgaagatgaggaggacccgatgatgctttatgtgattgatccattcagaattatattaccagatagttcgccacaTGTCACCAttcctttctgttttttaattatttcaggggatgttggtgtcactggcaagaccagcagtttaatccaccctatttattacttccacttcatattggagaatgtaacGTCTCCAAAAATagtacccttaaacatcagccttgcaatgtgcagtatcttcgtgtcgaactacgttctagggttgtgttgattataacattatcataaatcaatttaatattaattgcataggAGAATCAattacttttgtaaggatgggactctgtctttgacaaggaacatatttgagtaattttagagacataaaccgcatgtctgaacagaaaatatgcagacctctctgtccagacagactgctgcaattatgttcaatgagcaaacgaaacttgtgaggcaaaTTAACAATTGTTATTGTCTTTAAAAAgtcaatgaactaaacgactaattctatcaatatatgactgttggaccggaccaaagagggcaggaaacaggatctctctgcaaaatgttggacaggatcaggaagcgcctatgggcaattgaactccagatgtgtagacctcctggatgaacagaaaccagtatttaatctggactagacaaaaatgattggacgaattgcgtcaggcactttggaaaataaacatcagcaatgtgacccatcagatagagaagtagaagacaaggagaagatacatggcttctgaaggtgggcataaatgttgggtggagcttaacatctacctaactgaagaacaagatgacatactctactctgtccagggactgagtgtgtaataaccattcagcactgtaaacttctgacgtgaaacgctggaatgtattgatttccgctgttcccgaagaaattatttactgtaaccaatcggtatcaaatctgaatcattaactatctcatatgttgtaagttccactctgtcgtatggaaataaatgttcattggaacaacccgaaaacatctgcccacacttacactctgcataacgcaacatccccagaacacatgcctgcattgacatgctacacaatgaaactttaaagcatatagtccaaaacatctgtctacttttatccaCAATATAATGAAACTTgcaccagaacaactcccacacagctacctccacttatatactgtacagtagaactgattgcaagctcggcgccggatttgataccagagctgagattccaattccgtattctctttttcataaggccgttatctttcacctctatcatcattcacctcccttcctgcctcagcccatctgctgctgaaatgctcacccatgctttgtttcctgcagaacagaatattttaatgttctcctgggcgatcacccatcttgcatcctccagaaacatcagctcatccaaagttttgttgcctgccctacatgaagcccctctcaggaacgccatggcactcgacgatctattggtttccccgccatcaatacctcgtgtttccaattatgatcttcatgttcagccaccttcatgctctccccctgcatcagtataaccgtctccagcctgaaacatttcaggaactctgcttttctctgaatacagcttcttgtacttcacccacttcaattgcctacaactttcagttttgcctttaaccatctaacccccagatctgaatttccaccagaaatatttccgtgtctctGGCTCTTCAAATacaaccatctgactaagaatttagtcaccaactgtaacatctctttgtttggttctgtgtcagttttctctccctttacattcctgttaaaccccttgtgatgcatgtgttaattgaaatttctgtaataaaaacgttcttgttgtttaattgtgtccgtgtcctctctctctgcacgccacccccatccagccccagctccccgaccgcccaccatcctcacccactctcctcgagtgaaatgactggcttgagacacccaggaacaagtaacctagattatcacttttctcagcagattagacatttcacttctttgtttttgtaaaagcagtgaagaatatgtttacctgaacacaggaccccaacatccatactgtcagtgagagacgaattcaatgtgaataagctgcagttctggagctgcaattcgtttccttcacactggacatcattcacccagacgggtccttcactctctccgtcctttgaatagttataagcggctgtcgcttcaccgcaacccagctgtgtacagactacgttggcatcattcacggtccagtgtctatcttgcaatctcccccagctgccattgtggtaaatctccactcgcccatcacaccagcttcccccgttagtcagccttagtgaccaattttcatctacaatatgaaacacattgagaatgtcgaaactgaagcaaaatatctcagaatttactgccaccagaaatgtcattaattttaatggttgctatttctgtcatcattgttcagaaggcttgttgaaagactttcttcaccattaccttttctcagtaaatacatttcagagacgtaccgagcagcttacggttgctgaaatggggacagagggtaaaatgaacttggggtgagacccgagggactgaaggtcgtcctcctgtccacatgtactgatatttccagctctcgccctgtacttgaaaatatcatcaacctttcttccaatttatcctccttatcttcacagggtccatcttcaactcttctgttctcttcttcaaaatctctgtctctgattctggggataggttattaactaatataaagagtaaacccagtgactctcacagttacctgtctatgcttcctcaccccccaattattcgaatgactctatcacattttttcacttgcaCCACGGCAATGTATCTGTCTGGTgatacaaccttcc is a window of Heterodontus francisci isolate sHetFra1 unplaced genomic scaffold, sHetFra1.hap1 HAP1_SCAFFOLD_216, whole genome shotgun sequence DNA encoding:
- the LOC137360163 gene encoding scavenger receptor cysteine-rich type 1 protein M130-like, which encodes MDVGVLCSDHVQLRLSDGGSPCNGRVEIYYNGTWGSVCDDSWDLADADVVCKQLGCGKALDLAPPASCGPGSGPVWLDELKCSSNESFIWECPSASWGNHDCSHKEDVRIMCSEHKELRLVNGKHRCEGRVEVFYNGTWGTVCSERLDGPDAEVICKQLQCGPLSSIDYYAQSFGEGSGPIWLDGMECISHESFLWQCQKEPWGKHNCEHREDAGVVCSEAKVTKEQHHRSKDCIREYDCKRGLSPDSEHWLRLFGGNTNCSGR